A window of the Rissa tridactyla isolate bRisTri1 chromosome 24 unlocalized genomic scaffold, bRisTri1.patW.cur.20221130 SUPER_24_unloc_1, whole genome shotgun sequence genome harbors these coding sequences:
- the OTUD5 gene encoding OTU domain-containing protein 5 isoform X1 has translation MTILPKKKPVPAPDGDADSGPDAGPDRGADAGPERGPGGVGESVGPGGVGGAAAQGFAAAATAGLGRATGRRLAPPHRPRRSGGGGPGAADGPGSLLGLEAAALGLPEPRGPGGGGGGGGPGHSKRRRRGGAGPSGGPGGGGPGCGGPGGMGLALGLGPGGSPGPRRGGGGYNSEDEYEAGRVEMDPAMAEQQEHRFEKALREKKGFIIKRMKEDGACLFRAVADQVYGDQDMHEVVRKHCMDYLMKNADYFSNYVTEDFTTYINRKRKSTCHGNHIEMQAMAEMYNRPVEVYQYGTEPINTFHGIQHNEDEPIRVSYHRNIHYNSVVNPNKATIGVGLGLPSFKPGLAEQSLMKSAIKTSEESWIEQQMLEDKKRATDWEATNEAIEEQVARESYLQWLRDQEKQARQPRKASATCSSATAAAASGLEEWSGRSPRPRSAAPSPEHPGLHPEAPGPKPPSPGAPPAGKPPSPCAPGTSSQLGAGGGRATPPLVSLYPALECRAIMQQMSPTAFGLNDWEDDEILASVLAVSQQEYLETMKTSRHRDPAADKS, from the exons ATGACGATCCTCCCGAAGAAGAAGCCGGTGCCGGCGCCCGACGGTGACGCCGATTCGGGACCGGACGCCGGCCCCGATCGCGGCGCCGACGCCGGTCCCgagcgcggccccggcggcgTGGGCGAGTCCGTCGGCCCCGGTGGCGTCGGGGGGGCCGCGGCCCAGGgcttcgccgccgccgccactgcggggctgggccgggctaCCGGCCGCCGGCTCGcccccccccaccggccccggcggtccggcggcggcggccccggtgcGGCGGATGGGCCTGGGTCGCTGTTGGGGCTggaggcggcggcgctggggctgcccgagccccgcggccccggcggcggcggtggcggaggCGGTCCCGGACACAGtaagaggcggcggcggggcggggccgggcccagCGGCGGCCCCGGTGGCGGCGGTCCCGGTTGCGGCGGCCCCGGTGGGATGGGGTTGGCACTGGGCTTGGGCCCtggcggcagccccggcccccgacGAGGCGGAGGCGGCTACAACAGCGAGGACGAGTACGAAGCTGGACGGGTGGAGATGGACCCGGCCATGGCCGAGCAg CAGGAGCACCGGTTCGAGAAGGCGCTGCGGGAAAAGAAAGGCTTCATCATCAAGAGGATGAAGGAGGACGGCGCCTGCCTCTTCCGGGCCGTGG CTGACCAGGTGTACGGCGACCAGGACATGCACGAGGTGGTGCGCAAGCACTGCATGGACTATCTG ATGAAAAACGCCGACTACTTCTCCAACTACGTGACGGAGGATTTTACCACTTACATCAACCGCAAACGCAAGAGCACGTGCCACGGGAACCACATCGAGATGCAGGCCATGGCCGAGATGTACAACCGCCCCGTCGAGGTCTACCAGTACGGCACAG AGCCCATCAACACCTTCCACGGGATCCAGCACAACGAGGACGAGCCCATCCGGGTCAGCTACCACCGCAACATCCACTACAACTCCGTCGTCAACCCCAACAAGGCCACCAtcggtgtggggctggggctgccctccTTCAAACCGGGg ctggCGGAGCAGTCGCTGATGAAAAGCGCCATCAAGACGTCGGAGGAGTCCTGGATCGAGCAGCAGATGCTGGAGGACAAGAAGCGGGCGACCGACTGGGAGGCCACCAACGAGGCCATCGAGGAGCAGGTGGCCCGCGAGTCCTACCTCCAGTGGCTGCGTGACCAGGAGAAGCAGGCCCGGCAG ccccgTAAAGCCAGCGCCACGTGCAGCTCggccacggcggcggcggccagtGGCCTGGAGGAGTGGAGCGGGCGCTCGCCACGGCCCCGCAGCGCCGCCCCCTCGCCCGAGCACCCCGGCCTGCACCCCGAGGCACCCGGACCCAAGCCCCCGTCGCCTGGCGCGCCCCCGGCTGGCAAGCCCCCCTCCCCCTGTGCCCCAG GGACCAGCAGCCAGCTAGGGGCGGGTGGGGGCCGGGCCACCCCCCCGCTGGTGTCCCTGTACCCCGCGCTGGAGTGCCGCGCCATCATGCAGCAGATGTCCCCCACCGCCTTCG gccTGAACGACTGGGAGGACGACGAGATCCTGGCGTCGGTGCTGGCTGTCTCGCAGCAGGAGTACCTGGAGACCATGAAAACCTCCCGCCACAGAGACCCCGCCGCCGACAAGAGTTGA
- the OTUD5 gene encoding OTU domain-containing protein 5 isoform X2, which produces MTILPKKKPVPAPDGDADSGPDAGPDRGADAGPERGPGGVGESVGPGGVGGAAAQGFAAAATAGLGRATGRRLAPPHRPRRSGGGGPGAADGPGSLLGLEAAALGLPEPRGPGGGGGGGGPGHSKRRRRGGAGPSGGPGGGGPGCGGPGGMGLALGLGPGGSPGPRRGGGGYNSEDEYEAGRVEMDPAMAEQEHRFEKALREKKGFIIKRMKEDGACLFRAVADQVYGDQDMHEVVRKHCMDYLMKNADYFSNYVTEDFTTYINRKRKSTCHGNHIEMQAMAEMYNRPVEVYQYGTEPINTFHGIQHNEDEPIRVSYHRNIHYNSVVNPNKATIGVGLGLPSFKPGLAEQSLMKSAIKTSEESWIEQQMLEDKKRATDWEATNEAIEEQVARESYLQWLRDQEKQARQPRKASATCSSATAAAASGLEEWSGRSPRPRSAAPSPEHPGLHPEAPGPKPPSPGAPPAGKPPSPCAPGTSSQLGAGGGRATPPLVSLYPALECRAIMQQMSPTAFGLNDWEDDEILASVLAVSQQEYLETMKTSRHRDPAADKS; this is translated from the exons ATGACGATCCTCCCGAAGAAGAAGCCGGTGCCGGCGCCCGACGGTGACGCCGATTCGGGACCGGACGCCGGCCCCGATCGCGGCGCCGACGCCGGTCCCgagcgcggccccggcggcgTGGGCGAGTCCGTCGGCCCCGGTGGCGTCGGGGGGGCCGCGGCCCAGGgcttcgccgccgccgccactgcggggctgggccgggctaCCGGCCGCCGGCTCGcccccccccaccggccccggcggtccggcggcggcggccccggtgcGGCGGATGGGCCTGGGTCGCTGTTGGGGCTggaggcggcggcgctggggctgcccgagccccgcggccccggcggcggcggtggcggaggCGGTCCCGGACACAGtaagaggcggcggcggggcggggccgggcccagCGGCGGCCCCGGTGGCGGCGGTCCCGGTTGCGGCGGCCCCGGTGGGATGGGGTTGGCACTGGGCTTGGGCCCtggcggcagccccggcccccgacGAGGCGGAGGCGGCTACAACAGCGAGGACGAGTACGAAGCTGGACGGGTGGAGATGGACCCGGCCATGGCCGAGCAg GAGCACCGGTTCGAGAAGGCGCTGCGGGAAAAGAAAGGCTTCATCATCAAGAGGATGAAGGAGGACGGCGCCTGCCTCTTCCGGGCCGTGG CTGACCAGGTGTACGGCGACCAGGACATGCACGAGGTGGTGCGCAAGCACTGCATGGACTATCTG ATGAAAAACGCCGACTACTTCTCCAACTACGTGACGGAGGATTTTACCACTTACATCAACCGCAAACGCAAGAGCACGTGCCACGGGAACCACATCGAGATGCAGGCCATGGCCGAGATGTACAACCGCCCCGTCGAGGTCTACCAGTACGGCACAG AGCCCATCAACACCTTCCACGGGATCCAGCACAACGAGGACGAGCCCATCCGGGTCAGCTACCACCGCAACATCCACTACAACTCCGTCGTCAACCCCAACAAGGCCACCAtcggtgtggggctggggctgccctccTTCAAACCGGGg ctggCGGAGCAGTCGCTGATGAAAAGCGCCATCAAGACGTCGGAGGAGTCCTGGATCGAGCAGCAGATGCTGGAGGACAAGAAGCGGGCGACCGACTGGGAGGCCACCAACGAGGCCATCGAGGAGCAGGTGGCCCGCGAGTCCTACCTCCAGTGGCTGCGTGACCAGGAGAAGCAGGCCCGGCAG ccccgTAAAGCCAGCGCCACGTGCAGCTCggccacggcggcggcggccagtGGCCTGGAGGAGTGGAGCGGGCGCTCGCCACGGCCCCGCAGCGCCGCCCCCTCGCCCGAGCACCCCGGCCTGCACCCCGAGGCACCCGGACCCAAGCCCCCGTCGCCTGGCGCGCCCCCGGCTGGCAAGCCCCCCTCCCCCTGTGCCCCAG GGACCAGCAGCCAGCTAGGGGCGGGTGGGGGCCGGGCCACCCCCCCGCTGGTGTCCCTGTACCCCGCGCTGGAGTGCCGCGCCATCATGCAGCAGATGTCCCCCACCGCCTTCG gccTGAACGACTGGGAGGACGACGAGATCCTGGCGTCGGTGCTGGCTGTCTCGCAGCAGGAGTACCTGGAGACCATGAAAACCTCCCGCCACAGAGACCCCGCCGCCGACAAGAGTTGA
- the EBP gene encoding 3-beta-hydroxysteroid-Delta(8),Delta(7)-isomerase has product MTSDDFTVAMETVTAWAWGPLSFLTFLALLRHHPTRYVLQLLVSLGQLYGDVLYFATEARAGWSHSDPRPLYFWGYFVGLNGVWVLVPVALLADACRHLTAAQRAIDRPRHKAH; this is encoded by the exons ATGAC GAGTGATGACTTCACGGTTGCCATGGAGACGGTGACAGCCTGGGCCTGGGGCCCGCTCAGCTTCCTCACCTTCCTCGCCTTGCTCCGCCACCACCCAACCCGCTACGTCCTGCAGCTCCTCGTCTCCCTTG GGCAGCTCTATGGGGACGTGCTGTACTTCGCCACCGAGGCGCGGGCGGGCTGGAGCCACAGCGACCCCCGGCCCCTCTACTTCTGGGGTTACTTCGTGGGGCTCAATGGGGTGTGGGTGCTGGTGCCTGTCGCCCTCCTGGCCGACGCCTGCCGACACCTGACCGCCGCCCAGCGCGCCATCGACCGCCCCCGCCACAAGGCCCACTGA
- the TBC1D25 gene encoding TBC1 domain family member 25, with protein sequence MAAAGGGASLEEECEVVRVRVKKSEGLLPPEFRSFAVDPQITSLDVLQHILARAFDLQGKKSFSVSFAARDPQGQETFVPLLSDGDLAAAFACARPTLCLRLDVRPPPESPLLEDWDIISPREVAAVEPLPERRSLLAAALPFTQALLAQVGRTLARAQAALSWPEGSPPSPLPPPSPFAPLSDADLRTYLGPGGRLLRPHDLRLHVYHGGVEPGLRKVVWRYLLNVFPAGLSGQERLAHLRRKAGEYAALKALLAARAAPAELALVGAAVRKDVVRTDRGHPYFGGPEDGHPHLAALQALLTTFALGHPRLSYCQGMSDVAAPLLAVLDDEAQAFLCFCALMRRLGPRFRPGGRGLARAFAHLRRLLRRADPPFWAFLAARGAHDLLFCYRWLLLELKREFAFEDALRVLEITWSSLPPAPPPPPDGVPLLGAPLGPRRARRGLRERRGLRPRPPRRRRRRQEEVAGGQGSHEACGDGQDGHRSSSDIQDGSKASTDITEVAASSGDDQEKPKSSSDVQEGPESSRNVQESPRSFGDDQEDLKSSGNIQGGSKSSGGDREKPEVFRDVQRSPDGSQNDQKDPKIFWDVHSGAKVPGDGQGGLKVSGDAQSSAKVPKVSSDGGRHPDGPEDVGEDPDVSKGVDQDLGVPRKVNEGDNALKKISEQPNVSKVVCGDPDVSEKAGKDPSVSAEPHISRKICKGHNISKKVRGDLNTLEKVGDNHSGSKKIGGDPCKPKEIGKDPKEVGEDPKAPKEMSDVLKEVGDTPSSPREVGEDPEEVCDEPSVGREAADATEDPWGGGWAWEDSCSSSSSSSSSSSSSEEELGLEDDGAPLPPPEELGQGNPFLLFLCLAMLLEQREAVMARAGDYNEVAMHFDRLVRRHHLPRVLRRAKGLFARYLEGWGGAPPGGPTTG encoded by the exons atggcggccgcggggggcggggcctcgctGGAGGAGGAGTGCGAGGTAGTGCGCGTGCGCGTCAAG AAGAGCGAGGGGCTGCTGCCGCCCGAGTTCCGCTCCTTCGCCGTCGACCCGCAGATCACCTCGCTGGACGTGCTGCAGCACATCCTGGCCCGCGCCTTCGACCTCCAGGG GAAGAAGAGCTTCTCCGTCAGCTTCGCGGCCCGTGACCCCCAGGGCCAGGAAACCTTCGTGCCGCTGCTGAGCGATGGGGACCTGGCGGCCGCCTTTGCCTGCGCCCGGCCCACCCTGTGCCTGCGCCTCGATGTCCGGCCCCCCCCCGAAA GCCCGCTGCTGGAGGACTGGGACATCATCAGCCCCCGGGAGGTGGCAGCGGTGGAGCCCCTCCCCGAGCGCCGCTCGCTGCTGGCCGCCGCGCTGCCCTTCACCCAGGCCCTGCTGGCGCAG GTGGGCCGGACGCTGGCCCGGGCGCAGGCAGCCCTGTCGTGGCCGGAggggtcccctccctccccgctgccgccgccgtcccccTTCGCCCCGCTGAGCGACGCCGACCTCCGCACCTACCTGGGCCCCGGCGGGCGGCTGCTGCGGCCCCACGACCTGCGCCTCCACGTCTACCACGGCGGCGTCGAGCCCGGACTGCGCAAG GTGGTCTGGAGGTACCTGCTGAACGTCTTCCCGGCCGGACTGTCGGGGCAGGAGCGTCTGGCTCATCTGCGGCGCAAGGCGGGCGAGTACGCAGCGTTGAAGGCTCTTCTGGCCGCCCGGGCGGCCCCGGCCGAGCTGGCTCTGGTGGGGGCCGCCGTCCGCAAGGACGTGGTGCGCACCGACCGGGGACACCCCTATTTCGGCGGCCCCGAAGACGGGCACCCCCACCTGGCCGccctgcaggctttgctcaccaccTTCGCCCTGGGCCACCCGCGCCTCTCCTACTGCCAGGGCATGTCGGACGTGGCCGCCCCGCTGCTGGCCGTGCTGGACGACGAGGCCCAGGCCTTCCTCTGCTTCTGCGCCCTCATGCGACGCCTCGGTCCCCGCTTCCGACCCGGCGGCCGGGGCCTGGCCCGTGCCTTCGCCCACCTCCGGCGTCTCCTGCGCCGTGCCGACCCCCCTTTTTGGGCTTTTCTGGCCGCCCGCGGCGCCCATGACCTGCTCTTCTGCTAccgctggctgctgctggagctcaaGAGGGAGTTTGCCTTCGAGGACGCTCTGCGGGTGCTGGAGATCACCTGGAGctcgctgccccccgccccgccgccccccccagaCGGCGTCCCCCTCCTGGGTGCTCCCCTGGGGCCTCGACGGGCCCGACGAGGGCTACGAGAGCGGCGTGGGCTGCGGCCACGGCCCCCGCGGCGACGGCGAcggcggcaggaggaggtggctggtggTCAAGGCAGCCACGAGGCCTGTGGGGATGGCCAGGATGGTCACAGGAGCTCCAGCGACATCCAAGATGGTTCCAAAGCCTCCACCGACATCACGGAGGTTGCCGCAAGCTCCGGCGACGACCAAGAGAAACCAAAGAGCTCCAGTGATGTCCAAGAGGGTCCTGAGAGCTCCAGGAACGTCCAGGAGAGTCCCAGGAGCTTTGGGGATGACCAGGAGGATCTTAAGAGCTCTGGCAACATCCAAGGTGGCTCCAAGAGCTCTGGGGGTGACCGAGAGAAGCCTGAGGTTTTCAGGGATGTCCAACGTAGTCCTGACGGCTCCCAGAATGACCAAAAAGATCCAAAGATCTTCTGGGATGTCCACAGTGGTGCCAAGGTCCCTGGGGATGGCCAGGGTGGCCTTAAGGTCTCTGGGGACGCCCAAAGTAGTGCTAAGGTCCCCAAAGTCTCCAGTGATGGTGGCCGACACCCTGATGGCCCCGAGGATGTTGGAGAAGACCCCGATGTCTCTAAGGGGGTTGACCAAGACCTTGGTGTTCCCAGGAAGGTCAACGAAGGTGACAATGCTCTCAAGAAGATCAGCGAACAACCAAACGTCTCCAAGGTGGTTTGTGGAGACCCTGATGTCTCCGAGAAGGCTGGCAAAGATCCCAGTGTCAGTGCTGAGCCCCACATCTCCAGGAAGATTTGCAAAGGTCACAATATCTCCAAGAAGGTACGCGGAGACCTGAACACCCTGGAAAAGGTCGGCGATAACCACAGCGGTTCCAAGAAGATTGGTGGAGATCCCTGCAAGCCCAAAGAGATTGGCAAAGACCCCAAAGAGGTCGGTGAAGACCCCAAGGCCCCCAAAGAGATGAGTGATGTCCTCAAAGAAGTTGgcgacacccccagctcccccagagAGGTTGGTGAAGACCCCGAAGAGGTATGTGACGAGCCCAGTGTGGGCAGGGAGGCCGCTGACGCCACCGAGGACCCCTGGGGGGGTGGTTGGGCCTGGGAGGACTCGTGCTCCTCTTcgtcctcctcctcatcctcctcctcatcctcggAGGAGGAGTTGGGTCTGGAGGATGACGGGGCGCCCCTGCCGCCGccggaggagctggggcaggggaaccccttcctcctcttcctctgcctggcCATGCTGCTGGAGCAGCGGGAGGCTGTCATGGCACGGGCCGGGGACTACAACGAGGTGGCCATGCACTTCGACCGCCTGGTGCGGCGTCACCACCTGCCCCGCGTCCTGCGCCGCGCCAAGGGGCTCTTCGCCCGCTAcctggagggctgggggggggcacccccgggGGGACCCACCACAGGCtag